Proteins encoded within one genomic window of Gaiellales bacterium:
- a CDS encoding YkgJ family cysteine cluster protein, translated as MGADGDLAAGDFGKWLEGMRAAIRGERDAGVDCDGCSACCTAGQFVHIAPDETETLARIPRRLLFPAPLMPEGHVVIPHDGRGHCPLLVGGLCSIYEDRPRTCRTYDCRVFAATGVEPDDGLIAERAARWRFTYASDADRAEHAEMRTTAVAIRERTEGVNATERAVRALEAAR; from the coding sequence ATGGGTGCCGACGGCGACCTCGCTGCGGGCGACTTCGGGAAGTGGCTCGAGGGCATGCGAGCCGCAATCCGCGGCGAGCGGGATGCCGGCGTCGACTGCGACGGATGCTCGGCCTGCTGCACCGCGGGCCAGTTCGTGCACATCGCGCCCGACGAGACCGAGACGCTGGCGCGGATCCCGCGCAGGCTGCTCTTCCCCGCCCCGCTCATGCCGGAGGGGCACGTCGTCATCCCCCATGACGGGCGCGGCCACTGCCCGCTGCTCGTCGGCGGCCTCTGCTCGATCTACGAGGACCGGCCGCGGACGTGCCGCACCTACGACTGCCGCGTGTTCGCGGCGACCGGCGTCGAGCCCGACGACGGCCTGATCGCCGAGCGCGCGGCCCGCTGGCGGTTCACGTACGCCTCCGACGCCGACCGGGCCGAGCACGCCGAGATGCGCACGACGGCGGTGGCGATCCGGGAGCGCACGGAGGGCGTGAACGCGACCGAGCGGGCCGTGCGCGCCCTCGAGGCGGCTAGATGA
- a CDS encoding deoxyguanosinetriphosphate triphosphohydrolase: MAHPSGPVADAFGERIREIEQVSLSELAVRSYDTAGRARPEPDECSLRTPFQRDRDRIVHSKSFRRLKGKTQVFIAPQGDHFRTRMTHTLEVAGISRGVARALRLNEDLTEAIALGHDLGHPPFGHTGEEALDRCLKRLGSGFRHNEHSLRMVDVLEHGGAGLNLTAEVRDGILNHTGPGAPASLEGRIVRLVDRFGYVNHDIDDAARADILDDADLPGEPIALLGRTSSERIDALVHDLVETSAQAGDIRQSPPCEAALLGLRSYMFEHVYLGPQARADSARAAAVVEELFAHHLAVGDAQSATDWVAGMTDGYALRAHAELAAAGRSPA, from the coding sequence ATGGCACACCCCTCCGGCCCCGTCGCAGACGCCTTCGGCGAGCGCATCCGCGAGATCGAGCAGGTCTCGCTCTCCGAGCTCGCCGTGCGCTCCTACGACACCGCCGGAAGGGCGCGCCCGGAGCCGGACGAGTGCTCCCTGCGCACGCCCTTCCAGCGCGATCGCGACCGCATCGTCCACTCGAAGTCGTTCCGCCGCCTGAAGGGCAAGACCCAGGTCTTCATCGCCCCCCAGGGCGACCACTTCCGCACCCGGATGACGCATACGCTCGAGGTGGCCGGCATCTCCCGCGGCGTCGCCCGCGCGCTGCGCCTGAATGAGGATCTGACGGAGGCGATCGCGCTCGGCCACGACCTCGGCCACCCGCCCTTCGGCCATACCGGTGAGGAGGCGCTCGACCGCTGCCTGAAGCGGCTCGGGTCGGGGTTCCGGCACAACGAGCACTCGCTGCGGATGGTCGACGTGCTCGAGCACGGCGGCGCCGGCCTGAACCTGACCGCCGAGGTGCGCGACGGCATCCTGAATCACACCGGGCCGGGCGCCCCGGCGAGCCTCGAGGGCCGCATCGTGCGACTGGTCGACCGGTTCGGCTACGTGAACCACGACATCGACGACGCGGCCCGCGCGGACATCCTCGATGACGCCGACCTGCCCGGCGAGCCCATCGCGCTGCTCGGGCGCACCTCCTCGGAGCGCATCGATGCGCTTGTCCACGATCTGGTCGAGACCTCGGCGCAGGCCGGCGACATCCGCCAGTCGCCGCCGTGCGAGGCGGCCCTCCTGGGGCTGCGCTCCTACATGTTCGAGCACGTCTACCTGGGGCCGCAGGCCCGGGCCGACAGCGCCCGCGCCGCGGCGGTGGTCGAGGAGCTCTTCGCCCACCACCTGGCGGTCGGCGACGCGCAGTCGGCGACCGACTGGGTGGCCGGGATGACCGACGGCTATGCGCTGCGGGCGCACGCCGAGCTCGCGGCGGCGGGGCGCTCGCCGGCGTGA
- the dnaG gene encoding DNA primase, translating into MSRISEQSLENVKAAVDMVELINGRTPLRKVGARYTGRCPFHDERTPSFSVDPVDKLYFCFGCKKAGDAIRFVQDTENLDFVGAVEWLGDRFGVEIAYDETSPEAEKRRGEQRRLLALLEDAAGFYTRYLWESGQAAAARSYLGERGLTEETARSFRLGFSPTAWDRVCAAALAKGFTPAELERAGLSSRGRRGPVDRFRGRLMFPLADARGRVRGFGARQMPGGEPPKYLNSPEGVMFHKSETVYGLDHARQTITTQSRAIVVEGYTDVLALHQAGMPEAVASMGTALTDHQVRELARVCGSGTLYLAFDADAAGEGAALRGMQMAESTGMEVRVVTLPDGRDPADVAISDPDAFRTALARSCGVLGFRIGRVLAAGGSRDQIYRRAATVLGSAPPSVERDEQVRLVSGRLGLTPDLAAGLTRRQAEGQAVSAPAPQRVRRSPRERDERLFLAMCLALPERGRVLLGDLEHVHFSDASHWEAATHIRRMLAGEDISEASARWAPLIGELNALAAREAASEWALEELYWKLHLYRAEDGLKAMRENADLNLSRQRELQGLEELRLSVLARLDAIRAQAPDR; encoded by the coding sequence GTGAGCCGCATCAGCGAGCAGTCGCTCGAGAACGTGAAGGCGGCGGTCGACATGGTCGAGCTCATCAACGGCCGCACCCCGCTGCGAAAGGTCGGCGCGCGCTACACCGGCCGCTGCCCGTTCCACGACGAGCGCACGCCGTCGTTCTCGGTCGACCCCGTCGACAAGCTGTACTTCTGCTTCGGCTGCAAGAAAGCGGGGGACGCGATCCGGTTCGTCCAGGACACCGAGAACCTCGACTTCGTCGGCGCGGTCGAGTGGCTGGGAGACCGCTTCGGCGTCGAGATCGCCTACGACGAGACGTCGCCCGAAGCGGAGAAGCGGCGCGGCGAGCAGCGCCGGCTGCTCGCGCTGCTCGAGGACGCGGCCGGCTTCTACACCCGCTACCTGTGGGAGTCCGGCCAGGCGGCCGCCGCCCGCAGCTATCTGGGGGAGCGCGGCCTGACCGAGGAGACGGCCCGGTCGTTCCGGCTCGGGTTCTCGCCCACGGCCTGGGATCGGGTGTGCGCCGCCGCCCTGGCGAAAGGCTTCACACCGGCAGAGCTCGAGCGGGCGGGCCTCTCGAGCCGCGGCCGCCGCGGCCCGGTCGACCGCTTCCGCGGCCGGCTGATGTTCCCCCTGGCCGACGCCCGCGGGCGCGTGCGCGGCTTCGGCGCCCGCCAGATGCCCGGCGGCGAGCCGCCCAAGTACCTGAACTCGCCGGAGGGTGTCATGTTCCACAAGTCCGAGACGGTCTACGGGCTCGACCACGCCCGGCAGACGATCACGACGCAGAGCCGGGCGATCGTCGTCGAGGGCTACACCGACGTCCTCGCCCTGCACCAGGCCGGGATGCCCGAGGCGGTCGCCTCGATGGGCACGGCGCTCACCGATCACCAGGTGCGCGAGTTGGCCCGGGTCTGCGGCAGCGGCACGCTCTACCTGGCCTTCGACGCCGACGCCGCGGGCGAGGGGGCGGCGCTGCGCGGCATGCAGATGGCCGAGTCGACCGGCATGGAGGTGCGCGTCGTGACGCTGCCGGACGGGCGCGACCCCGCCGACGTGGCCATCTCCGACCCCGACGCCTTCAGGACGGCGCTCGCGCGCTCCTGCGGCGTCCTCGGCTTCCGGATCGGCCGTGTCCTCGCCGCCGGCGGCTCGCGCGACCAGATCTACCGCCGGGCGGCGACCGTGCTCGGCTCGGCACCGCCGTCGGTCGAGCGCGACGAGCAAGTGCGGCTGGTGTCGGGCCGGCTCGGCCTGACGCCCGACCTCGCGGCCGGCCTGACGCGCCGCCAGGCCGAAGGACAGGCGGTCTCGGCGCCGGCTCCGCAGCGGGTCAGGAGGTCGCCCAGGGAGCGGGACGAGCGCCTGTTTCTGGCGATGTGCCTGGCGCTGCCGGAGCGCGGTCGGGTTTTACTTGGCGACCTGGAACACGTACACTTCTCCGATGCGTCGCACTGGGAGGCCGCGACGCACATCCGCCGCATGCTGGCGGGTGAGGACATTTCGGAGGCATCCGCACGGTGGGCACCGCTGATTGGAGAGCTGAACGCACTCGCTGCCCGTGAGGCTGCCTCCGAGTGGGCACTGGAGGAGCTGTATTGGAAGCTGCATCTGTACCGAGCCGAAGACGGGCTAAAGGCGATGCGCGAAAACGCCGACTTGAACTTGAGTCGGCAACGGGAGCTGCAGGGTTTGGAGGAACTGCGGTTATCGGTGCTGGCGAGGCTGGACGCCATTCGCGCGCAAGCGCCAGACCGATAG